The Fulvivirga ligni genome window below encodes:
- a CDS encoding peptidylprolyl isomerase produces the protein MKQLLSLILVLLILNSCQVNKSSNSAPQDKSNKALFTVSDDTTFCDEFMYVYKKNNINNDSAYTHADIADYLNLYENFKLKIKEAKSRGMDTTAAFHREFNTYKEQLKKPYLTENKVTDQLIQEAYDRYKEDINASHILITVDENASPEDTLKAYNEIIDIRNRALNGEDFSKLAGEFSDDPSAKTNGGNLGYFSSFQMVYPFESAAYNTAKGSISTPVRTRFGYHIIKVLDRRPNQGRVEVSHIMIRIQPNKSDSLEARNKIFEIYDQATGGVNWDQLAKEFSEDINSKNKGGLLPVFGLGKFPFEFQEAAFALKNPGDISDPVMSPYGWHIIKLEKKYPIERFEEMEPTIKNRIGRDSRAQISKKVFISRLKKENDFQEFPAKQNLWSYADSSLTRGKWVAPENAELLNNPLFSVKNENYTVNDFVTYLAKNQLPNSYTPEEYMKQMYNNYTDQKLLAYEENHLEEKYEDYRMLVKEYKEGILLFQLMEEEVWNKAVKDTVGLKNYYENHQDSYQAGERVEATIYNAKSEDIIKEIKDLLASGDSVNTKALEDKYNQKGALSLQVKEGVFEKEDESVLDQISWKEGTFTQEQNGRYNLVVIHRIIPAGPKALNEIKGMVISDYQNHLEKEWVSELRAKYPVKENEKGLKYIYEQLEEK, from the coding sequence ATGAAACAGCTACTCTCCCTAATCCTTGTATTACTTATACTTAACTCCTGTCAGGTAAACAAAAGCTCTAACTCTGCACCTCAAGATAAGAGCAACAAAGCATTATTCACCGTTTCCGATGACACCACTTTTTGTGACGAATTTATGTACGTGTACAAAAAGAACAACATTAACAATGACAGCGCCTACACTCATGCTGACATTGCCGACTATCTCAACCTATATGAAAACTTTAAGCTAAAAATTAAAGAAGCCAAAAGCCGCGGCATGGACACCACAGCCGCTTTTCATAGAGAATTTAACACTTACAAAGAGCAATTAAAAAAGCCGTATCTTACTGAGAACAAAGTAACGGATCAGCTAATTCAAGAAGCCTATGACCGCTACAAAGAAGACATCAATGCATCTCATATTCTCATTACTGTAGACGAGAACGCATCACCAGAAGATACTTTAAAGGCTTACAATGAAATAATAGACATCAGAAACAGAGCGCTAAACGGCGAAGACTTTTCAAAGCTGGCGGGTGAGTTTTCAGATGATCCATCTGCTAAAACCAATGGTGGTAATTTAGGCTATTTCAGCTCATTCCAAATGGTTTACCCATTTGAATCAGCCGCTTATAATACTGCTAAAGGCAGCATCTCCACACCAGTAAGAACACGATTCGGATATCATATCATAAAAGTGCTTGACAGAAGGCCCAATCAGGGAAGAGTTGAGGTTTCGCATATTATGATTCGTATTCAGCCTAACAAATCTGACTCACTAGAGGCTAGAAATAAGATTTTTGAAATCTATGACCAAGCTACTGGCGGTGTAAACTGGGATCAACTGGCAAAAGAATTTTCAGAAGACATCAACTCAAAAAATAAAGGCGGCCTTTTGCCTGTTTTCGGCCTTGGCAAATTCCCATTTGAATTTCAGGAAGCGGCCTTCGCTCTAAAGAATCCGGGCGACATATCGGATCCTGTCATGAGCCCTTATGGATGGCACATCATCAAGCTAGAGAAGAAATATCCTATTGAAAGATTTGAAGAGATGGAGCCTACCATTAAAAATAGAATAGGAAGAGACAGCAGAGCCCAAATAAGCAAGAAGGTATTTATTAGCAGACTTAAGAAAGAAAATGACTTTCAGGAGTTCCCTGCTAAACAAAACCTATGGTCGTATGCTGATAGCAGCCTTACCAGAGGCAAGTGGGTAGCACCTGAAAATGCTGAGCTTTTAAACAATCCGCTTTTTTCTGTGAAAAACGAAAACTATACAGTGAATGATTTCGTAACCTATCTAGCTAAAAATCAGCTTCCTAATTCTTATACACCTGAAGAATATATGAAACAGATGTATAATAATTACACTGACCAGAAGTTATTAGCTTATGAAGAAAATCATCTGGAAGAGAAATATGAAGATTATCGCATGCTTGTAAAAGAGTACAAAGAAGGTATTTTATTATTTCAGTTGATGGAGGAAGAGGTTTGGAACAAAGCTGTAAAAGATACTGTAGGCCTTAAGAACTACTATGAAAACCACCAGGATAGTTACCAGGCAGGTGAAAGAGTAGAGGCTACTATCTATAATGCAAAGAGTGAGGACATTATAAAAGAAATTAAAGATTTATTGGCTAGTGGAGATAGTGTGAACACAAAAGCGCTGGAAGATAAATATAATCAGAAAGGTGCGCTATCTTTGCAGGTTAAAGAAGGGGTGTTTGAAAAGGAGGATGAGTCCGTCCTTGATCAGATTTCATGGAAAGAGGGTACATTTACTCAGGAGCAAAACGGAAGGTATAATCTTGTAGTTATACATCGAATTATTCCTGCAGGCCCGAAAGCATTAAACGAGATCAAAGGTATGGTTATTTCTGACTACCAAAATCACCTGGAGAAGGAATGGGTAAGTGAGCTTCGTGCAAAATACCCTGTGAAGGAAAATGAAAAAGGTCTCAAATACATATATGAGCAGTTGGAAGAAAAATAG